A genome region from Streptomyces xanthophaeus includes the following:
- a CDS encoding YfcC family protein produces the protein MVADGTGQPRHPLSTAPPAPADPAPSPAPEEPAGKGFSFPSALTVLAAVTVAVWLLAFFVPAGRYDRNADGAPVSGTYHQVPDTQSFTDRLNDLFLAPVNGLYGIRDEKTGEVGPTFSGELYGSAGVFLFVLAIGAFITVVFATGALDRGIARLAHRLRDRGTLLIAAVMLVFSVLGTVEGFAEETLGFYGLLVPMMLALGYDRMVAVGTAILGAGIGVLCSTVNPFATGVASAAADISLGDGIALRFAMWVVLTAVTILYVVRYAKRVERDPARSVCGFLPGDREQKATGAEEAAPELTRLHRLVLVLVTVVFAFMIFSVVPWAGALTGEADAAPYAWELGWSFPELSALFLCAAVLVGLVARMGEAKISATIVQGAADFISPALVIMLARGVTVIMNNSRITDTVLHSIEDVVKGTSSGLFAVIVFLVNLPLAFLIPSTSGHATLVMPILAPLADFAGVSRALVVTAWQSASGWMNLWVPTSAVTIGGVALAKVGYDKYLRFVWPLLAILLVLICGFLALGATM, from the coding sequence ATGGTGGCGGATGGAACCGGACAGCCGAGGCACCCGTTGAGCACGGCTCCCCCGGCCCCCGCCGATCCGGCTCCGTCCCCGGCCCCGGAGGAGCCCGCGGGCAAGGGCTTCAGCTTTCCGAGCGCGCTGACCGTTCTGGCTGCGGTCACGGTGGCGGTCTGGCTGCTGGCCTTCTTCGTCCCGGCCGGCCGGTACGACCGCAACGCCGACGGTGCCCCCGTCTCCGGCACCTACCACCAGGTACCGGACACCCAGAGCTTCACCGACCGCCTGAACGACCTCTTCCTCGCCCCCGTCAACGGCCTCTACGGCATCCGGGACGAGAAGACGGGCGAGGTCGGCCCCACCTTCAGCGGCGAGCTGTACGGCAGCGCGGGCGTCTTCCTCTTCGTCCTCGCCATCGGCGCGTTCATCACCGTCGTCTTCGCCACCGGCGCCCTCGACCGCGGCATCGCCCGCCTCGCCCACCGGCTGCGCGACCGCGGCACCCTGCTGATCGCCGCCGTGATGCTGGTCTTCTCCGTCCTCGGCACCGTGGAGGGCTTCGCGGAGGAGACCCTCGGCTTCTACGGTCTGCTGGTGCCGATGATGCTGGCCCTCGGCTACGACCGGATGGTCGCCGTCGGCACGGCCATCCTGGGGGCGGGGATCGGTGTCCTGTGCTCCACCGTGAACCCCTTCGCGACCGGCGTGGCCTCGGCCGCCGCCGACATCTCGCTGGGCGACGGCATCGCACTGCGCTTCGCGATGTGGGTGGTCCTGACGGCCGTGACCATCCTCTACGTCGTCCGGTACGCGAAGCGCGTCGAGAGGGACCCGGCCAGGTCCGTGTGCGGGTTCCTCCCGGGCGACCGGGAGCAGAAGGCGACAGGAGCCGAGGAGGCGGCTCCGGAACTGACCCGGCTGCACCGGCTGGTACTGGTCCTGGTCACCGTGGTCTTCGCCTTCATGATCTTCTCGGTGGTCCCCTGGGCCGGCGCACTCACCGGCGAGGCGGACGCGGCCCCGTACGCCTGGGAACTGGGCTGGTCCTTCCCGGAGCTCTCGGCGCTGTTCCTGTGTGCCGCGGTGCTGGTGGGTCTGGTGGCACGGATGGGGGAGGCGAAGATCAGCGCCACGATCGTCCAGGGCGCCGCGGACTTCATCTCCCCGGCCCTGGTCATCATGCTGGCGCGCGGGGTCACCGTCATCATGAACAACTCCAGGATCACCGACACCGTCCTGCACTCCATCGAGGACGTGGTGAAGGGCACCTCGTCCGGGCTCTTCGCGGTGATCGTCTTCCTGGTCAACCTCCCGCTGGCCTTCCTGATCCCCTCCACCTCCGGCCACGCCACGCTCGTCATGCCCATCCTGGCCCCGCTCGCCGACTTCGCGGGCGTCTCCCGGGCGCTGGTGGTCACGGCCTGGCAGTCGGCCAGCGGCTGGATGAACCTGTGGGTCCCCACCTCGGCCGTGACCATCGGCGGTGTGGCCCTGGCCAAGGTCGGCTACGACAAGTACCTGCGGTTCGTCTGGCCCCTGCTGGCCATCCTCCTCGTGCTGATCTGCGGCTTCCTGGCCCTGGGCGCAACCATGTGA
- a CDS encoding sensor histidine kinase, whose translation MSDSPPLPRSADPPPVAVLAAIRRPLRFLGSWWPWRCWAYLGSGFLIGYPVLVVLVLLLGFGVALAAVGIGLLLLLGAVVAVVPLGALERWRLRWVEPEPVPDPRSSLAGAGAAAWLRTRLRERATWREFAYAVLLGPVFGAAGFAVVTLLAFALILVATPAIVWAIAPDTVMLIPGRPVSGPLEALGGTAVGLAGTVVAAYAGALLAGAQVKTARLLLGPRVEADRILELTRSRVRLVDAFEAERRRIERDLHDGAQQQLVALSMTLGLAELELRAIPQAAEAAALVARGRGEAKVALEQLRDLVRGIHPQVLTDHGLAAAVAEVALRHPVPVTVDLDVPRLAEPVEITAYFTVTEALANAAKHSGASRVAVVGKVEGDRLTLTVTDDGRGGADPGAGAGLAGLADRVAMLKGRLVVSSPVGGPTRLRVEVPCSG comes from the coding sequence ATGTCCGACTCCCCGCCCCTCCCCCGATCCGCCGACCCGCCACCGGTCGCCGTCCTCGCCGCGATACGCCGGCCGCTGCGCTTCCTCGGCTCGTGGTGGCCCTGGCGGTGCTGGGCGTACCTGGGCAGCGGGTTCCTCATCGGCTATCCCGTACTGGTCGTCCTCGTCCTGCTCCTCGGGTTCGGGGTGGCGCTGGCGGCCGTCGGAATCGGGCTGCTGCTCCTGCTGGGCGCCGTCGTCGCCGTGGTACCGCTGGGGGCGCTGGAGCGGTGGCGGCTGCGGTGGGTGGAGCCCGAGCCCGTGCCGGACCCGCGCTCCTCCCTCGCCGGGGCCGGTGCCGCGGCCTGGCTGCGGACCCGGCTGCGTGAGCGGGCCACCTGGCGGGAGTTCGCGTACGCCGTCCTGCTCGGGCCGGTCTTCGGGGCGGCCGGGTTCGCCGTGGTCACGCTGCTGGCCTTCGCCCTGATCCTCGTCGCGACCCCGGCGATCGTGTGGGCCATCGCCCCGGACACGGTGATGCTGATCCCCGGCCGGCCTGTCTCCGGGCCGCTGGAGGCCCTGGGCGGCACGGCCGTCGGACTGGCCGGGACGGTGGTGGCGGCGTACGCGGGTGCCCTGCTCGCCGGGGCCCAGGTGAAAACCGCCCGGCTGCTGCTCGGACCTCGTGTGGAGGCCGACCGGATCCTGGAGCTCACCCGCTCCCGGGTGCGCCTGGTCGACGCCTTCGAAGCCGAACGGCGGCGCATCGAGCGGGACTTGCACGACGGTGCGCAGCAGCAGCTGGTCGCCCTCAGCATGACCCTGGGCCTCGCCGAGCTGGAACTGCGCGCCATCCCGCAGGCGGCCGAAGCCGCCGCCCTGGTGGCCCGGGGGCGCGGTGAGGCCAAGGTCGCCCTGGAGCAACTGCGCGACCTCGTAAGGGGTATCCACCCGCAGGTCCTGACCGACCACGGGCTCGCGGCGGCCGTCGCCGAGGTGGCCCTGCGCCATCCCGTACCGGTGACCGTGGACCTCGACGTGCCCCGGCTGGCCGAACCCGTCGAGATCACGGCGTACTTCACCGTCACCGAGGCGCTCGCCAACGCGGCCAAGCACAGCGGTGCCTCGCGCGTCGCCGTCGTCGGTAAGGTCGAAGGTGACCGGCTCACTCTCACCGTCACCGACGACGGCCGCGGCGGCGCCGATCCCGGCGCGGGAGCGGGCCTGGCGGGCCTCGCGGACAGGGTGGCGATGTTGAAGGGCAGGCTGGTGGTGTCCAGTCCGGTGGGCGGACCGACCCGACTCCGGGTGGAGGTCCCGTGCTCCGGCTGA
- a CDS encoding response regulator, with translation MLRLILAEDSVLLRAGLTELLTRGGHQVLAAVGSAEELVRAVEAQRPDAVVTDVRMPPGFRDEGLRAALELRSRDATLPVLVLSQYVATAYATQLLTGASAAGLGYLLKDRVGEVAEFLDALQQVAEGRTVIDPEVVRVLLSRQSEERPLARLTPREREVLTLMASGLNNQALAARLFITEAAVVKHASSIFMKLDLDATEGNRRVLAVLAHLAGQDTS, from the coding sequence GTGCTCCGGCTGATCCTCGCCGAGGACTCCGTACTGCTGCGCGCGGGGCTGACGGAACTCCTCACCCGGGGCGGGCACCAGGTCCTCGCCGCCGTCGGGAGCGCCGAGGAGCTCGTGCGGGCGGTGGAGGCGCAGCGGCCGGACGCCGTGGTGACGGATGTGCGGATGCCGCCCGGCTTCCGCGACGAGGGCCTGCGGGCCGCACTCGAACTCCGCTCCCGGGACGCCACGTTGCCCGTGCTCGTGCTCTCGCAGTACGTGGCCACGGCCTACGCCACGCAGTTGCTCACGGGCGCCTCGGCGGCCGGGCTGGGCTATCTCCTCAAGGACCGGGTCGGCGAGGTGGCCGAGTTCCTCGACGCCCTCCAGCAGGTCGCCGAGGGCCGTACGGTCATCGACCCGGAAGTGGTACGGGTCCTGCTCAGCCGGCAGTCCGAGGAGCGGCCGCTGGCCCGGCTGACCCCGCGCGAGCGGGAGGTGCTGACCCTGATGGCCTCGGGGCTCAACAACCAGGCCCTGGCGGCACGGCTGTTCATCACCGAGGCCGCCGTCGTCAAACACGCGTCCAGCATCTTCATGAAGCTCGACCTGGACGCCACCGAGGGCAACCGCCGGGTCCTGGCGGTCCTGGCCCACCTGGCGGGCCAGGACACCTCCTGA